In Gambusia affinis linkage group LG08, SWU_Gaff_1.0, whole genome shotgun sequence, a single window of DNA contains:
- the faap24 gene encoding Fanconi anemia core complex-associated protein 24 produces the protein MDPKAAVLVNSDLPYGHILCHEKWRTSSLLQGLKDGGVKILFEKELGVADFHLPSKTKLLYVSECDIIAGNGYKRKLVRFRNASSSFQELVLVERTRLSEQYFSALQRFVVFDLGLSLLPVSGQTEASQLISQIVHGEGRENPFRRKTSGRLLDSLTLTLVQQIPGVGRVKALTLMQNFPSLKKISNASPAELEAVVGEGSAQQIHSFFHVNLLTGT, from the exons ATGGATCCCAAAGCAGCTGTCTTGGTGAATTCGGATCTTCCGTACGGACACATTCTTTGCCATGAAAAGTGGAGGACTTCGTCTCTTCTTCAGGGCTTAAAAG ATGGAGGTGTGAAAATCCTCTTTGAAAAGGAGCTGGGTGTCGCCGATTTCCATCTTCCCAGCAAAACGAAGCTTCTTTATGTGTCAGAGTGTGACATCATAGCAGGAAATGGCTACAAAAGGAAGCTGGTTCGATTCAGAAAC GCCAGTAGCAGCTTTCAGGAGCTGGTATTAGTGGAGAGGACACGGCTCAGTGAGCAATACTTCTCTGCTTTGCAgagatttgttgtgtttgacTTAGGTTTGTCTCTGCTCCCAGTTAGTGGGCAAACAGAAGCCTCACAGCTCATTAGTCAGATT GTTCACGGGGAGGGCAGAGAGAATCCTTTTAGGCGGAAGACTTCAGGTCGGCTGTTGGACTCATTGACCCTGACTCTGGTCCAGCAGATCCCTGGGGTTGGCAGGGTCAAAGCTTTGACTCTGATGCAGAATTTTCCCAGTCTCAAGAAAATCTCCAATGCATCTCCTGCTGAGCTAGAGGCCGTTGTGGGCGAGGGGAGCGCCCAGCAGATTCACAGCTTCTTCCATGTAAACCTTCTTACTGGAACATAA